CATTAGATACGAAATCAACAGATATCAACGAAGAAATGAAGGTTGCGGCGGCTTATGCAATTGCTTCCTTAATCTCAGAATACGAACTCCATGAAGACTACATCATCCCTTCTCCGTTTGATGCTCGCGTAGCTCCAGAAGTTGCAGCTGCAGTAGCAAAAGCTGCTATGGATTCAGGAGTGGCAAGAAAACATATAGATATCGAAAGTTTAAAAAATAAAACCTACCAACTTTCTGCCATCCAAGTCAAACCCGTAGAACTGATCATGTAATCACATCAAAATCAAATTGTACCAAAACCCTACAATTAATTTGTGGGGTTTTTTCAGGTGCTTTTTTCCAGGTGCCAGGCACCATCCAGGAAATCCCAACTTCATCTAAAAAGTTCCCCTTCCATCCGGTTTTCACCTTTTTCATTTGGTTTCATACATTATTTTAAATAAGGTATCTGCTTTCTCGTGATTTGGTGATCAGGGGGGAATTTGAAATGAAAAATAGGCGGTCTCATCCGAAACCACTAATGTATATTGTCAACCCTAAGGTTGTTCCTGTTCAAAAGGAAACTCAAGATGTCTCCATATCTCATTGTAATGTTGTAACTAAACGTGGAAATGGTTCGAAATGGACAAATAAAAAATCCAAATTTTCAAAGAAATAATGATGGTATTTAAAACCAACTGGAATTTCCCCACATATGCATTCATCGTGGAAATTCCAAAAAAGCAATCGACAAATTGTCGATTGCTTTTTCTTATTAATGGGTTCCCGAAGGATTTGTTGAAAATTTCACTTGTCCTTGACTAGGGGCAAATCCAGAAACCATTTGTTGCGTAGTTTGCTGATCAAACTGTGGCACTTGATAATATTGATTTTTATTTTGATAAAGAAAAATTTCATAGGCCATTTCGATGTAGTTTGGAACACTATCTGCAATCATTCTACGAAGAATTGGATTCGTCACTTCAGTAGCCACTTTAGCATAAGTTGTGGCAGCTGATTTCATTAGACCCAACATTTGACTAGAAATTTTTTCACTATTGATTTCTGAAATGGATTGACAAGGTTTCTTCGGTTGTGAAGATTGCATTCCAAAAACAACCTCATTTTCTTGTTGCATCATATAAGTTTGTGTAGGATGTGACGGTTTTTGCCCCGTAGACAAGGCCTCAACGGTTATATTATAACAATCAGAAACAAACCGATAATGACGGTCTATCATCCCCTTAAGTTCTTGACAGCTCACATTTTGACGTAACATCATATATTGATCCAATAAATTGATCGTACAAGATAGAAGTTCATGAACATCAAATAATTCATGCCCTCCATGATTGTATTTAGACGGAATGGATTGTGAATGATTCATCGTTTCTGTACTCATTTGTGTCATCTGATATTCCCCCTTTTAAATAATGCGCATACTCTCAACGCTTTTTTAGAATTTGTCAATCATCTAAAAAACATTCAGTTAAAGGGGAACCAATTTCAGTAAAATCAAAGGATGAACACGTTTTCATTTAATTGAATACAGGTTGCTTCTTCTCCTTCATCGTTTCAACCATCTTTTTAACAGGCTTTTTCCAATACCTTTCATTTCCAGGTAAGTCATCAAACCACGAAGCATGATCTGGACATTCCAATACCATAAATTGACCATAGTTTCCTTCTCTTGATTGGTGATATTTTAAGTAAGCCCTTCCATTTTCAATAGCTAATATTTCAATTTTTCCTGATGTATGACTCATGGACAACCGAACGCGTTTTCCAAGGCCAGATGTTCTCATTTTTGCCTGTTCTACAATTTTATACACGTCTTTTAGTGGCAAAACAAAATCATGATTTCCCGCAACAGGACGGTTTACAAAGAAATAATAAGGATGGACCCCAGCAAAGGATAATTCATCAAGTAATTTCCCTAATACAACTGGATCATCATTAATTCCTTTAATAATAGGGGTTTGATTGACTACCATTGCCCCTGCATTTTGAAGCGCTTGAATGGCCTTTCTAGCTTGATCAGTCATTTCTCTAGGGTGATTAATATGTGCCATGATGTAAATTCTTTTTTCAGGGGAGGAGTTCTCACGGATTACTTGTAGTAATTCTTCATCTTCATATATTCTCATCGGGTTAAACACAGGTAATTTCGAACCGATCCGAATGATTTTAACATGGGGTATTTCACGCAAACTTTCGATAATCCCGCGGAGTTTTTTCGTTGCTAAAATGAGCGGGTCACCGCCTGTAAGGAGGACGTTGTTGATTTCTGGATGACTGCGAATATAATCCAAACCTGGTTGAACATCTGACATGGCCTCTTTTATATCATTTCGGAACAATCGTTTTCTAAAGCAATATCGACAGTAGGCCCCACAGACTTCAGACACAAGTAGAAGTGCAGTCGTTTTGTATTTATGTTGACATCCTGGAACGACATAATTCGTCTCTTCATCAGAAGCATCCCATCGACCATATTCATTCAATTCTCCTTCATTTGGGATCACTAATCTACGTATGGGATCATTAGGATCATCCCAGTCAATCAATTTTAAATAATAATCATTTACACGGAACACATACTTTTCCGTAATGGATTTCAATTTCATCCGGCTTTCTTCAGGGATTTGTGTAATCTTATCAAGATTAGTTACATATTTAAGTCTTGTCATACCCTTCACCCTTTCTTATTTATCGTCCATCATTATCGTACTATAAGAAAGGAGGCACTTGACTGAATTTCCAATAATATTCAAATAGTTTTCA
The nucleotide sequence above comes from Oikeobacillus pervagus. Encoded proteins:
- a CDS encoding spore coat protein, coding for MTQMSTETMNHSQSIPSKYNHGGHELFDVHELLSCTINLLDQYMMLRQNVSCQELKGMIDRHYRFVSDCYNITVEALSTGQKPSHPTQTYMMQQENEVVFGMQSSQPKKPCQSISEINSEKISSQMLGLMKSAATTYAKVATEVTNPILRRMIADSVPNYIEMAYEIFLYQNKNQYYQVPQFDQQTTQQMVSGFAPSQGQVKFSTNPSGTH
- a CDS encoding KamA family radical SAM protein, whose translation is MTRLKYVTNLDKITQIPEESRMKLKSITEKYVFRVNDYYLKLIDWDDPNDPIRRLVIPNEGELNEYGRWDASDEETNYVVPGCQHKYKTTALLLVSEVCGAYCRYCFRKRLFRNDIKEAMSDVQPGLDYIRSHPEINNVLLTGGDPLILATKKLRGIIESLREIPHVKIIRIGSKLPVFNPMRIYEDEELLQVIRENSSPEKRIYIMAHINHPREMTDQARKAIQALQNAGAMVVNQTPIIKGINDDPVVLGKLLDELSFAGVHPYYFFVNRPVAGNHDFVLPLKDVYKIVEQAKMRTSGLGKRVRLSMSHTSGKIEILAIENGRAYLKYHQSREGNYGQFMVLECPDHASWFDDLPGNERYWKKPVKKMVETMKEKKQPVFN